In a genomic window of Vidua chalybeata isolate OUT-0048 chromosome 30, bVidCha1 merged haplotype, whole genome shotgun sequence:
- the RACGAP1 gene encoding rac GTPase-activating protein 1 yields MEITMVNLRGLYEQLTRQAEFLSEGNECQFIQLAKNFEENRRKWQKIEQELSRYKDLLMKTEAERSALDVKLKHARNQVDVEIKRRQKAEMDCEKLERQIQLIRELLMCDASGSIQLSEEQKSVLAFLNRPQASVGSAGNKRLSTIDESGSILSDISFDKSDDSLDWDSSVVKAVRLKRREKRRSSRQFAEGPPAPQKKSRSISNTADQANESIVAKTTVMVPNDGGPIEAISTIQTVPYPRRSRRKSGPLQPWNSESSIGSKQLESKLDTDGSSTPQHNSGVRLHDFVSKTVIKPESCVPCGKRVKFGKISLKCRDCRVVAHPECRERCPLPCIPTLTGTPVRIGEGTLMDFVPSTPPMIPSIIVHCVNEIEQRGLHETGIYRVSGCDKTVRELKEKFLRAKNIPLLSKVDDIHAICGLLKDFLRSLKEPLLTFRLNKTFMEAAEIPDEDNSIAAMYQAVGELPQANRDTLAFLMVHLQRVAQSPDTKMDISNLAKVFGPTIVAHAVPDPDPMTLLQDTKRQPKVVERLLLLPMDYWSQLMMVEQENIDPAHVIENTNAYSTPRTPEVQVSILGPLTTPEHQLSKTPSSSSLSQRVRSTFSKTTPKFGSKSKSTTQLGHQGNFFASPMLK; encoded by the exons ATGGAGATTACCATGGTGAACCTGCGGGGTCTGTACGAGCAGCTCACGCGCCAGGCCGAGTTTCTGAGCGAAGGAAACGAATGCC AGTTTATTCAGTTAGCCAAGAACTTTGAGGAGAACCGGAGGAAATGGCAGAAAATagagcaggagctcagcaggtACAAAGATCTCCTCATGAAGACAGAAGCTGAGCGCAGTGCCCTGGACGTGAAACTGAAACACGCCCGCAATCAGGTGGATGTGGAGATCAAACGGAGGCAAAAAGCTGAAATGGACTGTGAGAAGCTG GAGCGGCAAATCCAGCTGATTCGGGAGCTGCTCATGTGTGATGCCTCCGGCAGCATCCAGCTCAGCGAGGAGCAGAAGTCTGTCCTCGCCTTCCTGAACAGGCCACAGGCTTCTGTGGGAAGTGCAGGCAACAAAAG gcTGTCTACAATAGATGAATCTGGCTCAATTCTGTCAGACATCAGCTTTGACAAGAGCGATGACTCACTG GACTGGGATTCTTCCGTGGTGAAAGCTGTCAGGctgaagaggagagagaagcGG CGCTCTTCCAGGCAGTTTGCCGAAGGCCCCCCAGCTCCTCAGAAGAAATCCAGATCTATCAGCAACACAGCAGACCAG GCTAATGAATCCATAGTAGCAAAGACCACTGTGATGGTCCCCAACGATGGTGGCCCAATTGAAGCCATTTCTACCATCCAGACTGTGCCTTACCCTCGGAGGAGCCGGAGGAAGAGCG GTCCTTTGCAGCCCTGGAACAGTGAGTCCAGCATAGGCAGTAAGCAGCTGGAGTCCAAGCTGGACACTGATGGCTccagcaccccacagcacaACAGCGGAGTGAGGCTGCACGACTTTGTTTCAAAAACG GTTATCAAGCCAGAATCGTGTGTTCCTTGTGGAAAGAGAGTCAAGTTTGGGAAGATCTCTCTGAAGTGCAGAGACTGCCGGGTGGTGGCTCACCCGGAGTGCCGGGAGCgctgccccctgccctgcatCCCCACGCTGACGGGCACTCCGGTCCGCATCGGGGAG GGCACCTTAATGGATTTTGTCCCTTCTACTCCTCCAATGATCCCTTCCATCATCGTGCACTGTGTTAATGAGATTGAGCAACGAGGGCTGCATGAG ACAGGTATTTACCGCGTCTCTGGCTGTGACAAGACTGTGAGGGAACTGAAGGAGAAGTTTCTCAGAGCAAAGAACATTCCTTTGCTCAGTAAAGTGGACGATATCCACGCCATCTGCGGCCTTCTCAAGGACTTCCTGCGCAGCCTGAAAGAACCCCTTCTCACTTTCCGGTTAAACAAGACTTTCATGGAAGCTGCAG AAATCCCGGATGAGGACAACAGCATTGCTGCTATGTACCAAGCAGTTGGAGAACTTCCTCAGGCCAATAGGGACACGTTGGCTTTCCTCATGGTCCACCTGCAGAG GGTGGCTCAGAGCCCGGACACTAAAATGGACATCTCCAATTTGGCCAAAGTCTTTGGCCCCACAATAGTCGCCCATGCGGTACCAGATCCTGACCCCATGACCCTCCTGCAGGACACGAAGCGTCAGCCCAAG GTTGTGGAGCgactcctgctgctgcccatggaCTACTGGAGCCAGCTGATGATGGTGGAGCAGGAGAACATTGACCCAGCACACGTGATTGAGAACACCAATGCCTATTCCACTCCACGGACACCTGAGGTTCAAG TGAGCATCCTGGGGCCTCTCACCACCCCGGAGCATCAGCTCTCCAAGACGCCCTCATCCAGCTCCCTGTCCCAGAGGGTCCGCTCCACCTTCAGCAAGACCACCCCCAA ATTTGGGAGCAAAAGCAAGTCAACAACCCAGCTTGGGCATCAGGGTAACTTCTTTGCCTCTCCTATGCTGAAGTGA
- the LOC128801579 gene encoding interferon-induced protein with tetratricopeptide repeats 1-like, translating to MLPAAKLSKEQLKDKLDALQCHFTWMLGVESCSPLHLLQKLDVEIKHTAHQNQLALLGLQAYLHQLNNQSKEALQSLRAAEEHKEEEQLASTAGSLITYGNYAWIHYLQGSYQEAETCLEQVQQLCPTPWDVRLIPHIQAQKGWSLLALRARNGERARECFNVALMIEPQNRSFRTGLAMAFYSSWNFSWQPDVEREVRNQLERIVDEQPNNYRAKIYLARLLEEVDREKSIGLAEECAEKSSDPEVLKLSALFWMPQSTERALEIIQRALQQDPGYHLLYQALANCYKQQWVKAKEEDKDKIRCKAIKDLQKIVQTHPDLDLTLAKLQLAEFIGAKNSAQEKEIYMELQGKINTLSLRCRQALSLSWGKYFLYRERSQKKAKAKFMECYNIPLQTDHRRDCGRRLVKMAHIYQSKGDTDTASAIHRFLQEADRHCPRNLLH from the exons ATGTTGCCTGCAGCAAAACTGAG caaggagcagctgaaggacaaGCTGGATGCCCTTCAGTGTCACTTCACCTGGATGTTGGGTGTTGAATCTTGCAGTCCTCTGCATCTCCTGCAGAAGTTGGATGTTGAGATCAAGCACACAGCCCACCAGAACCAGCTGGCCCTCCTGGGGCTTCAGGCATACCTGCACCAACTGAATAACCAGAGCaaggaagctctgcagagcctcagagctgctgaggaacacaaggaagaggagcagctggCATCTACTGCTGGCTCTTTGATCACCTACGGGAATTATGCTTGGATTCACTACCTTCAGGGTTCCTATCAGGAGGCTGAAACCTGCCTGGAACAagttcagcagctctgcccaaCTCCTTGGGATGTGCGGCTGATCCCGCACATCCAGGCTCAGAAAGGCTGGTCCCTCCTGGCTCTCAGAGCCCGAAATGGGGAACGGGCAAGAGAATGCTTCAACGTGGCCTTGATGATTGAACCACAGAACAGATCTTTCCGTACTGGGCTTGCAATGGCTTTTTATTCCTCCTGGAATTTCTCCTGGCAACCTGATGTTGAAAGAGAAGTCAGAAACCAGTTGGAAAGAATTGTTGACGAGCAGCCAAATAACTACAGAGCCAAAATATATTTGGCCAGGCTACTTGAAGAAGTAGATAGGGAAAAGTCAATTGGCTTGGCCGAAGAATGTGCAGAGAAAAGCTCTGACCCAGAGGTCCTCAAACTATCAGCTTTGTTCTGGATGCCACAGTCGACCGAGCGAGCGCTTGAGATCATCCAGCgagccctgcagcaggaccCAGGTTACCATCTTCTCTACCAGGCCTTGGCCAACTGCTACAAGCAACAGTGGGTTAAAGCAAAGGAGGAAGACAAGGATAAGATACGGTGTAAAGCCATCAAGGACCTCCAGAAAATTGTGCAGACACATCCAGACCTTGACCTTACACTTGCCAAGCTTCAGTTGGCAGAGTTCATTGGTGCAAAAAactcagcacaggaaaaagagaTCTACATGGAACTGCAGGGGAAAATCAACACCCTGAGCCTCAGATGCCGTCAAGCCCTGAGTCTCTCCTGGGGAAAGTACTTCCTCTACCGAGAGAGATCCCAGAAGAAGGCAAAAGCCAAGTTCATGGAATGTTATAACATTCCCTTGCAGACAGATCACAGGCGGGACTGTGGGCGCAGACTGGTGAAGATGGCTCACATCTACCAGAGCAAGGGTGACACCGACACTGCCAGCGCCATCCACCGCTTCCTCCAAGAGGCCGACCGGCACTGCCCAAGGAACCTGCTGCACTAG